The Leucothrix mucor DSM 2157 DNA window GGTTTTGTGCCGTGCTTTCGGTATCGGCTGGTCTGGTTCTGGGCTATCCAATGAGAGCATCGTGAGTGACTGCTCAATTTCAACATCGCATTCTTTTACCTGTACTTGATAGGCATCGTATAAATTCAAGGCTTGTTTGGGAGCAAACAAATGTTCAGGTTGATAATTGCCAGTCAGCGCTTTGCAAATAGTGGCTTGGTCAGACTTACAGCGACCATCACGCATAACGGCAAGGGTTGTCGGGTCATACTGTCCACCCACAATCGCTCTGATAATTTTCATACCGGTGACGCCCGTTATGTCCGTAATCACATGATGAAGTAGAATATTCATGTGAGTGAGTGCTTTTTGCATATGCTGAATATGGGCTGCGGCATAATCCAACATACGCTCACGGGTACGCAAATAACAACGTAGTGCAACAATAGCTTGCTTGGGGCGAAAGCTGGCTTTTAACAAGCCACACGCATGGAGTTGTTGTATCCACTGGGCATCTTTTACATCCGTCTTACGGCCAGGTACAGAACGTGTTTCGCGGGCGTTAGCAAGTACAACGTCTAATCCTCGACTCTCCAATTCTTCATATAAAGGTATCCAGTAAACGCCTGTTGACTCCATGGCGACGGTGGTGATGCCGATTTTAACCAGCCAATCTGCCAAACGATGAATATCGCTGGTGAAGGCCTGAAAGGTTTGCACTGAGTCTTCACACAGGTCTGGAGAAACTGAGACCACATGAAAAGTAGCCCCAACATCAATCCCAGCTGCAAAAGGGTTGATGACCGGTAATGCCTGACTGTTAACTTTCCGCTTTTTCATAAAGTACCCTCGTTGAATTGAGAGCCTACCGGGAGGGGAGTACGAATAAATCCATCACTTTCCTAAACGGGGTCACTAAGTGCCGCCAATACTGGGTACGCCAACTCCCCGGATCAGGTTTTTTGACGGGATCAAATCTCCAAAAGGCGAACGATCACTATCCGGTGGGCTATTCAGAGTATAGCTAAAAGGGTGTTTCTAATGTTATGGGGCTGGGCTAAACAGTGGGCGGTTTTTTAATATTTCTTTCTCCATACGGAGCCGTTTGACTTCTTTGCGGAGGGCAACCAACTCACTTTTTTCGTCTGGATTCAGAAAGCTATCTTGCTTTGATTGCTCCAGTTTTTGTTTCCACTGGTAGAGTTGATTTGTCCGTATGCCTAAAGATTCAGCTGCTTGAGGCACGCTATACCCTTGCTCGGTTACCAAAGCGACTGCTTCTTCCTTAAACTCCTGCGTGTAGCTTTTGTAGGTTCGTTTCTTGCTCATAAACACCTCGATAGATAAATTAATTATCTCTTATCGAAGTGTCCGGTTCCATTGGACCAGAACAAATAGTCACAAAAAAGCGCCCGTAGGCGCTAATTTAGTTGATCTAAAAATGTATCTAACAAGTCTATCTGTTACACATATTGCCCCGCGCACCATCCTGACGCCCAAGCCCATTGAAAGTTGTAGCCACCAAGATGTCCTGTCACATCAATGCTTTCACCAATGAAATAAAGTCCATTGACGTGTTTTGCTTCAAGTGTTTTCGAAGATAGTTCATCACAATTCACTCCGCCAAGCGCAACTTCGGCGGTTCGCATTCCTTCAGTACCGCTAGGTTTTAGTCGCCAATCGCTTAATGTCATCGCGATAGCGCCAAGCTCTTTCGAGTTGTACTGTGCCATTGGTTTATTTTCAAAGAACAATTCACAAAGCTTAATCGCTAATCGCTTAGGTAGTACTTGGGATAAGAGTGTTTTAAGTTCTGCCTTTGGGCGTTCCGATTGTTGCTCTTTCAGCCACTCTTCAGTATCAATATCGGGAAGTAGGTTTACGCTAACCTCATCGCCTAACTGCCAATAAGATGAAATTTGTAACGCGGCTGGACCACTTAGTCCCCGGTGTGTAAACAAAATTGCCTCTTTAAAGCTAACATTGTTGCATTCCATTCTGACATCAACAGCTGTACCGGAGATCTCTCTGAAAAAACTCACCAGCTCAGCTTCCGGGAAAATAAAAGGTACTAGCCCAGGGGTAAAAGGAAAGGTTTTTAGTGAGAACTGTTCTGCAACTTGTTGTGAGAAATCGGTCGCACCCATTTTTGGAATAGAGGGACCACCTGTTGCAACAACTAAGCTTTCGCTAGAGAAGTCGCCAAGACTGCTTTTAACGGTGAATTCTTCTGCCTTTTCAATAGCGCTAATATCACAGTTAAGTTGTATTTTTACATTGGCCTCACGGCACTCATCCAGCAGTAGCTCAACAATAGCACCTGCTTTTTGATCACAGAATAATTGCCCGAGCGTCTTTTCAGTCCAGCTCAAGCCATGTTTTTCAAGTAGGGCAATAAAGTCCCACTGTGTGTAACGAGACAATGCAGATTTACAAAAATGGGTATTATGAGATAAATATGCGTCAGGTTCGGTGTAGAGGTTGGTGAAATTACAGCGTCCACCACCAGATATCAGAATTTTTTTTCCAGCCTTGTTGGCTTTTTCTAAAACCAGTACAGAGCGTCCGCGTTGACCTGCCTGAATGGCACACATAAGGCCGGCAGCTCCAGCTCCGATAATAATTACATCATAATTTATCAAGGATGATTTACTCTTGGTTGCCACGTTACTAGTAAGTTAACGGGATTACTAACAATGAGCGGCCATACTATCTACTATATTAGTTGGGTTCAACAGGGCGATGCCGAGGCAATTTAGTGGATCTGAGGAATAAAGAGTATTTCCTGTTAATCTCACGTTCCGGTAGCAGCCCTGATAATAAAATTATAATAATAATGCTAACGGGAGCTGGGGTATGGGTAAGTTTTATAAAGCATTGGTTGAGAGTTTCGATGAATCGGTCTCAACAGCGACAATGGGGGCAGTGTTCTCTGTTGCCGCAGTAATGGGGGTGATCTCAGTCTCAGGTATTCTGATGAAGCCTTATGAAGCACGAGATGTTGTAACTAGCATTCATCAGCGCATCTTGCTGGAAAAAGAAATGCGCGAGTTAAGTCGTGTCAACTACAGCCCTAAGGCAAATGTAGTCACCTATAATAATTTTGCAAGTGCTGATATCTTTTCAGATGTTTCCTACTTTTCGCCTAAGCCTCAGCTTGTCAAAAGCAATGAAAAAACGGATAGGGCTCAAAGCTTCGATGAGCAAGTGCGCTCTGAAAACTATTGGGCAAGTTTAGGTGAGAGTTTGAAGGAAGATCGTACTATCCCAAGCTCCGTACCGGTAGTGATACCACCGGTAATCGTCGGAATTGCTGATTAAAATCTTATAGCGGTCTGTTCGTTATTTCCAGAGTTGCTGCATTCGTTCCTGCAGTGACTCGCGGATCTGTTGCTGCTTTTGCTCGTCCGTTATTTGCTGGTTATCGAGAGTAGTTATATAGAATATATCCTCTACCTCTTCCCCTAGAGTAGAAATACGGGCGCTATGGATCAAAAGCTTCTCATTGTAAAACACTTGGCTTATTCGCGTTAGCAGGCCCGGAAAGTCAGACGTATATAGCGTTAATACGGTTTGTTTCTTTGTTTCGTTCTGCCCAAATGTTACCCGAGTTGGGGTATCAAAATACTTCAGCTTTCTTGGTACTCGATAATGAGACGGGTTTGTAGTAAAGGTCTCGCTGAGTAAATTCTTATTTATTGTACGAAGAATCGTTTGCTGATCACTTAACACGGTGACTGGCTTTCCTTCAGTATTAAGAAATGTCAGTGTATCTAAAGAGTACCCATCATCATTAGTCGCTAAATTCGCGGCAACGATATTCATGTGCATTTGCTCGAGGGATGAAGCAATACGGGTGAATAAGGTCTTTTTTGTTTTAGCAAAGATGAATACTTGTGTACTGCTGCGTTTCTCGTCTTGCTTTAAACGAATGATTGGCTTTGTCGTGTTGGCCTGATGGATTTCTGCAATATGCCACACGAGTAAGTCCACAGGATGCTGGAGTAAATATTCGGTACTCATCCCATTCCAGAAAGTCTGGCAATCTTCAGCGCTAATTTCTATCTCGGCTAATTGCTTAATTGCCGAATTCTTCTTTTCAATCAATAAGTCGTGAGCACTTGGGCTGGCGCTTTCTGATTGTTGCAAATAGTTGCGGGTTGATTGGTAAAGCTCACGAAGTAGGGCATTTTTCCAGTCGGTCAATAGCGTAGGGTTTGTACTGCGAATGTCGCAAATCGTGAGTAAATAGAGGTAATCCAAGCGAGATTGAAGCGCAACGGTATCCGCAAACTCCTGAATTACTTTTGGATCACTAATATCTTTTCGTTGTGCGGTGGTGCTCATCGTTAAGTGTTGTCTAACCAGCCAGCTCACTAAGTTAGAATCGTATTCGTTTAAGCCGTGAGACTTACAAAACTCTAAAGCATCAACCGCACCAAGCTCCGAGTGCGAACCGGGTCTCCCCTTGGCAATATCATGGAATAGTGCTGCAAGGTATAAAAGCTGTGGGCGATTTAGGGTTGTGAATATTTCACTTAGAAAGGGTGTTTTCTTTCGGCCTTTCTCAACGCCTAACTGCCGAATA harbors:
- a CDS encoding IS110 family transposase; the protein is MKKRKVNSQALPVINPFAAGIDVGATFHVVSVSPDLCEDSVQTFQAFTSDIHRLADWLVKIGITTVAMESTGVYWIPLYEELESRGLDVVLANARETRSVPGRKTDVKDAQWIQQLHACGLLKASFRPKQAIVALRCYLRTRERMLDYAAAHIQHMQKALTHMNILLHHVITDITGVTGMKIIRAIVGGQYDPTTLAVMRDGRCKSDQATICKALTGNYQPEHLFAPKQALNLYDAYQVQVKECDVEIEQSLTMLSLDSPEPDQPIPKARHKTKQPNALNFDVRQALYGLVGVDLTQIHGIGPYLALRLISECGTDLSKWPTAKHFTSWLTLCPGSKITGGKVLSSHSRKSNNRIVAHLRLAATTLGRTNTALGAFYRRLSARIGKAKAVTATARKIAVLFYNSMRYGQDYRDPGADQYEQQYKERALKNLRRKAADFGYTLECVS
- a CDS encoding NAD(P)/FAD-dependent oxidoreductase; its protein translation is MCAIQAGQRGRSVLVLEKANKAGKKILISGGGRCNFTNLYTEPDAYLSHNTHFCKSALSRYTQWDFIALLEKHGLSWTEKTLGQLFCDQKAGAIVELLLDECREANVKIQLNCDISAIEKAEEFTVKSSLGDFSSESLVVATGGPSIPKMGATDFSQQVAEQFSLKTFPFTPGLVPFIFPEAELVSFFREISGTAVDVRMECNNVSFKEAILFTHRGLSGPAALQISSYWQLGDEVSVNLLPDIDTEEWLKEQQSERPKAELKTLLSQVLPKRLAIKLCELFFENKPMAQYNSKELGAIAMTLSDWRLKPSGTEGMRTAEVALGGVNCDELSSKTLEAKHVNGLYFIGESIDVTGHLGGYNFQWAWASGWCAGQYV